From a region of the Manduca sexta isolate Smith_Timp_Sample1 chromosome 19, JHU_Msex_v1.0, whole genome shotgun sequence genome:
- the LOC115440646 gene encoding uncharacterized protein LOC115440646, whose amino-acid sequence MQFALVLLIAAVVVAEPPRYRQNYKFQRQEVAPDNGAAPYPAAGFRPAKEFNLPSRQEVSPPSTSYGIPDNSYGAPAETYLAPQNEYGLPEKAPEAEYGVPEKEDPKDDEEDLKVEGIKEKLQEEPKKDAEVVSAQGSYYVLLPGSQLQRVQFQTENDVRNMAYTARLEYKDEDRAPIYVYTAVPQYQPSAAYVQLFFKRIVYEMQFKSG is encoded by the coding sequence ATGCAGTTCGCTCTCGTACTCCTGATCGCCGCTGTCGTGGTCGCCGAGCCTCCTCGGTACAGGCAGAACTACAAGTTCCAGAGACAAGAAGTCGCCCCTGATAATGGAGCTGCGCCCTACCCTGCAGCTGGCTTCAGACCTGCCAAGGAATTCAACCTCCCATCTCGCCAGGAAGTCTCGCCTCCGTCCACATCCTACGGCATCCCAGACAACAGCTACGGTGCTCCCGCCGAGACTTACTTGGCTCCTCAAAACGAATACGGTCTTCCCGAGAAAGCGCCTGAGGCTGAATACGGTGTGCCGGAGAAAGAGGACCCCAAAGATGACGAAGAAGACCTCAAAGTGGAAGGTATCAAGGAGAAGTTGCAAGAGGAGCCGAAGAAGGATGCTGAAGTGGTGAGCGCCCAGGGCTCGTACTACGTCCTCTTACCCGGCTCACAGCTTCAGCGAGTCCAGTTCCAAACCGAGAATGACGTAAGGAACATGGCTTACACCGCCCGGCTCGAATACAAAGACGAAGATCGTGCCCCCATCTACGTGTATACAGCAGTGCCCCAATACCAACCGTCCGCCGCTTACGTTCAGCTATTTTTTAAACGGATAGTGTACGAAATGCAATTTAAATCGGGATGA